The following proteins are co-located in the Gloeocapsa sp. PCC 7428 genome:
- a CDS encoding TonB-dependent receptor domain-containing protein, with amino-acid sequence MEQRSHFLVAIASIVSVISTQSIHAEELSTLQQNASTVTEWLAQSQVVQVTKVELNPTSVGLQVILHTVGEIPTSIISVVDNTLIADIPNAVLVLPDTEQFQATNPTSGITSVSVTNLGDRIRLAIAGQTTPPVAEVSTTDRELIFSVTPEAGTAEEPIEIVVTATRTAEAVQNVPRSVTIINRDQIEQQTTLRRDLQDILAQTVPGLGDVSPDGNTFSQQLRGRRVQILIDGVPIKSNLSTVQARDYRSIAPDAIERIEIVRGPTAIYGDGGTGGVINIITRQASEEQFTSTAEIGIDAAAGEGSFLTGDSFSNYLEYGFSGNEGIVDFVFNISRNNVGSFFDAQGDRIPFESIADTEIFNVFGKVGVNLNSQQRLQVSINHYNESENSTVRPDESILDIPGIQKAQGITVPDVEFIGVPGRGNRNTVASLNYTNDAFFGSQLQGQLYYRSNSRRSDAFDFRDFGDPIQQQVFDKEQWGARLQMQTPVSQAVSLLWGADYSNENIQLDFNFGDAAEFDNTQGRVFRRVGGISIPYDFSNLGLFAQLQWDLSDRWLISGGARYERFNLSVDDFQTPFVPYRNITGGDLSFDDLALNLGTLYRVTNAVSLFANFAQGFSAPDFGRLLQGPPDELTSIEDDINVTQPQKVDNYEIGVRGEWKNVQLSLAGFYNESELGTRLIPGAALAEIVRVPERIYGVEATIDWQPGGNWQLGSTITWQEGEFEEDDEFLAITSERISPLKLTAYVEHETLPGWNNRLQLLLIGDRTRAFTDGTEEVPISGYITLDYIGSIQLGAGTLNIGIENLLNEQYFPVASQYLGGFYEPDNIAARGRTLRVGYRIAW; translated from the coding sequence ATGGAGCAGCGATCGCATTTTCTTGTGGCAATAGCCAGCATTGTATCGGTTATTAGCACACAGTCAATTCACGCGGAAGAATTATCAACTCTACAACAAAATGCAAGCACAGTTACTGAATGGTTAGCACAATCTCAAGTGGTACAAGTTACCAAAGTAGAGCTAAATCCAACTTCTGTAGGCTTGCAAGTCATTTTGCATACCGTGGGAGAAATACCAACTTCAATAATATCAGTTGTTGACAATACATTAATTGCTGATATTCCCAACGCAGTTTTGGTACTTCCCGATACCGAACAATTTCAAGCGACTAACCCAACTTCAGGAATTACATCCGTTTCGGTAACGAATTTAGGAGATCGAATTCGCTTAGCGATCGCCGGACAGACAACTCCACCTGTAGCGGAAGTAAGTACCACAGATCGAGAACTCATATTCAGCGTGACTCCTGAAGCTGGTACGGCAGAAGAACCAATCGAGATCGTTGTCACTGCAACACGTACAGCCGAAGCTGTGCAGAATGTACCACGCTCAGTAACAATCATCAATCGCGATCAAATTGAGCAACAAACAACTTTACGCAGAGATTTACAAGATATACTGGCGCAAACAGTACCAGGTTTAGGCGATGTTTCTCCCGACGGGAATACATTTTCACAACAATTGCGCGGTCGGCGGGTACAAATATTAATTGATGGCGTTCCAATTAAATCGAATCTTTCAACCGTCCAAGCCAGAGACTATCGCAGCATTGCACCCGATGCGATAGAAAGAATTGAGATTGTGCGAGGACCAACCGCGATTTATGGCGATGGTGGAACAGGTGGAGTCATCAATATTATTACTCGTCAAGCGAGTGAAGAGCAATTTACTTCGACTGCTGAAATCGGAATCGATGCGGCTGCGGGTGAAGGATCGTTTTTGACTGGAGACAGTTTTAGCAATTATCTAGAATATGGATTCTCAGGAAATGAAGGAATTGTTGACTTCGTATTCAATATCTCGCGTAACAATGTCGGTAGTTTTTTTGATGCACAAGGCGATCGCATTCCCTTTGAAAGCATCGCAGATACAGAAATTTTTAATGTATTTGGTAAAGTAGGAGTCAACTTAAATTCTCAACAGCGTTTGCAAGTTTCCATCAATCACTACAACGAAAGCGAAAACAGCACAGTTAGACCTGACGAAAGTATTCTTGATATTCCAGGAATTCAAAAAGCACAAGGAATCACTGTTCCAGATGTTGAATTTATCGGCGTTCCTGGGCGTGGTAATCGTAACACGGTTGCAAGTCTTAACTATACAAACGACGCCTTTTTTGGCAGCCAGTTGCAAGGGCAATTATACTATCGCTCGAACTCGCGCAGATCAGATGCGTTTGACTTTCGAGATTTTGGCGATCCGATTCAGCAACAGGTATTCGACAAAGAACAGTGGGGCGCGCGACTTCAGATGCAAACCCCCGTATCACAAGCTGTAAGTTTGCTGTGGGGTGCAGACTACTCGAACGAAAATATTCAACTTGATTTCAATTTCGGCGATGCTGCCGAGTTTGATAATACACAAGGACGAGTATTTCGTCGTGTCGGCGGGATATCAATTCCGTACGATTTTAGTAACTTAGGATTATTTGCGCAACTGCAATGGGACTTAAGCGATCGCTGGTTAATCAGTGGTGGTGCTAGGTACGAGCGATTTAATTTGAGCGTAGATGATTTTCAGACTCCTTTTGTTCCCTATCGCAATATTACCGGCGGCGATCTCAGTTTCGACGATCTAGCGTTGAATCTTGGTACTTTATACCGCGTTACTAACGCAGTGAGTTTATTTGCTAATTTTGCCCAAGGTTTTTCCGCGCCTGACTTCGGGCGTTTGCTACAAGGTCCACCCGATGAGCTAACTTCGATCGAAGATGATATCAATGTGACGCAGCCGCAAAAAGTTGATAATTACGAAATTGGAGTTCGTGGCGAATGGAAAAACGTTCAACTATCACTTGCTGGATTTTACAATGAATCAGAATTAGGAACGCGATTAATACCTGGCGCAGCACTCGCCGAAATTGTCCGCGTTCCCGAACGCATTTACGGCGTTGAAGCGACAATTGATTGGCAACCAGGAGGTAATTGGCAACTTGGCAGTACAATCACTTGGCAAGAAGGCGAATTTGAAGAAGATGACGAATTCTTAGCAATCACCAGCGAACGAATTTCGCCGTTAAAACTCACCGCCTACGTCGAACACGAAACTCTACCAGGTTGGAATAATCGATTGCAGTTACTCCTTATCGGCGATCGCACCCGCGCCTTTACCGACGGAACCGAAGAAGTCCCGATCTCCGGCTACATCACCTTAGATTACATCGGTAGCATTCAACTCGGAGCAGGAACTCTCAATATTGGCATCGAAAACCTCTTGAACGAACAGTATTTTCCTGTAGCTTCTCAATATCTCGGTGGCTTCTACGAACCAGACAACATTGCAGCCAGAGGACGCACCCTACGAGTAGGCTACCGCATAGCTTGGTAA